DNA sequence from the Primulina tabacum isolate GXHZ01 unplaced genomic scaffold, ASM2559414v2 Contig998, whole genome shotgun sequence genome:
GGGGGATATTAAACCACGAGGGAGAACAGAGGCAGGAGCATCCATCTGGCAATACTTCCGTaaaaggaatctcgcccagAGAGAGGAGCCCTGCCGAAACCGGAACCACAACTTAATAGAAAAGCTATCCaccagatctttcaatctgcggaagccaagaccaCCCTCCATCACTGGGAGACAGGCTCGAGACCACTTGGCCCAGTGCCATTTCTTCTCCAGTGTCCGCGACCCCCAGAGAAAAGCGTTGAAAACCAgctcaagcttctccatgacagcaagCGGTGGCTGTaccacctgaaacagataaatcggcatggagaggagcacACTGCGGATAAGGGTTATGCGGCTACCCGGAGAGAGCGTCCGgatctcccaaccctctaacttcctacgaacagaTTGTAGGAGGTGCTCAAAAAGGGAACATACTCGGTTACCCCTAAACAAGGGGactccgaggtacttgaggggcaAATGACCCTCCGCAAACCTGGTGATGCGCAAAATCCGAGAGCGAAGTCGCTCAGAACACCTCGGAGGCAAGATAACAGAACTTTTGACAGCGTTCACCAGCTGACCCGAACAATTCTCATAATGATGCAGTAAACCCATAAGGCGCCGCAAACTacgagacccaccattggcgaaaataatgacatcatcagcaTAAGCCAGATGGGAAATCAGGATATCACAACCAGAGCGGTACCTGAGCTcaggatgctgcaggtagagGCGGTCAAGGCCGCGCGATAGGTActccgcccccaaaatgaaaagcATGGGGGACAAGGGATCGCCCTGTCTGAGGCCTCTAGTGGAACCAAAGAACCCCGAGAGAGAGCCATTGatgttcacggagaaatgacaatgagatATGCAAGCCGAGACCATCTCCACAACCCGCTCCGAGAAACCAAAGTGTCTCAAAACCTCGAAGAGGAAAGGCCACTGGACCCTGtcataggccttggccatatccaacttcaggATAACATTACCGCCACGAGTGGGGAGAGTGAGactgtgagtgagctcctgggcTAGGAGAATATTATCGGAGATCATCCGACCCGGaacgaagccactctgattcggtGAAATAAGTCTCTCCGCCACAACCCTCAGCCGAGAGTACAACAGCTTAGAGATGATCTTATTAGTGACATTGCACAGACTAATCGGACGGAAGTCCGACCAAGCATGAGCACCCGCGACTTTGGGGATCAGAGTGATTGTGGTGGCGGTAAAACCCTGGGGGAGGGGAGAACCCCTGAAAAAATCCAGGACAgcatcaaaaacatcctgatgaacAATCTCCCAacaatgctgaaagaacgccGAGGAGAAGCCATCAGGCCCAGCCACACTATCAGGATGTATGGAGAAGACGGTCGCACGAACCTCCTCCAAAGAAGGGGTCGCAACAATACCCTCATTCTCCACAGCAGAGATAACGGAGGGGAagcccgaaaaatcaggactcGCAAGCGCAGAGGGGTCACCAGTAAGCAAATGCTGGAAAAACGAGGCTCCCGACTGCTGAATCAActcaggagacgtcaggcaTACCCCATTATCCCAGATGCGGAAAATCTTATTCGCCACCCTTTTCTTCTTCACCATGTTgtgaaagagtttggtgttcctctcaccatcctctaaccaGTGGCAAGCAGCTTTCTGtctccaaaaatccgcctccatggcggtgacacgggccagatcctcattgcgaTCAGACAGAGAAGTCCAATTCAACTCAGAAGGATCAGCCTCACAGACAACCTCAGCGGACCGAACAGCCCTCTCAGCCTCAATGATTTTATCGAAAAGgttcccaaaaacatcctgattccACCACTTGAGGTGATGTTTGAGGCGCTTAATCTTAGCAAAAAGGCGAGGCATACCACTCAAACTACAAGGCAGAAACCAATTAAGCCgaacagtctgcaaaaaaccatgatgccgaagccacatacgctggaagcgaaacgagctcggcccacgggcaaaaaccggagcggtgaccaaaagcggacagtggtcAGAGAAGGTACGGGGAAGATGTTCAACAcgaatggagctgaaatgatcaccccaatcaacggagaccataaccctgtccaaccgcttccaaatggtcttattcgtccaggTGAACGAAGAGCCCTCAAAACCGGCATCAACCAGACCAGAATCCAAAATGAAAGtattgaactcctccatgggtagaagcctaccaccacgggtgcccaaacactcagatGCATCTCTGACTACATTAAAATCACCCCCAACAAGCCAAGGACCCAGAGCAGGCTTGACCTGAAGAAGGGAAGACCAAAGATCTCTGCGCTCAACGTAGCCGCAGCTGGCATAAACAaatgaacaaaacacctcagtcGGTAAAAAAGAGGCGGACACCTTGATGTgcaggaactgagcatgatcaaaaacacactcAGTCTGCACATCCGCGGATGCAAAAACCCAAATATTACCagaaagattcgaaatgactctagaaaaaccaaaacggcgagtcatgaatctctgGTCCAACATGATCATCGGCTCCAAAATGGCCAAAATCTTAATCTGATGCGCCTTCACATAAGCATGAAGCCGCTGTTGGGACTCCGAACTCCGAAGTCCCCGAACATTCCAAATGAGGGAATTCATGGAGATCGATGAGCAGAAGCACCCGGCCGCCGCTTAAACGAATCTCCCAAcgcttcctttttccttttattcACGTTCGACATATCAGTATCCTGAGCACCAGAATCAGAATGTCGATCAAACCCCGTGTCGAGGTCATCAGCAGACATACGCTCGACAATCCGCTCACAAACAGGAGACCCCTGTTGAGCAACAAGTTCCTCAAGATGAGAGGAAACATCTGGAGAAGAAGGAATGGAAGGAATCGAATGGCAGCTGTGATTCTCCATGCACTGAacagaagtgccaaaacccccctcctcaaactgatgaaccAAAGACTGAACAGACACACAAGCCGTACCCGAAGGTAAGGCGTCAACAATGGGCAGACCCAAACTAATCGGGTCAACATCAACAACAGGAGCCTGATCCAAAGGAGCATCTCCAAGTAAACCATCACCCACAACCTCCAAGTGGGATCCAAGATCAGGATTAAGACCAACCAACTCAGTAGCGTCGCAACGCTGAGCCTCATCATGCCAGGGTGACAAAACCTCAAAGGCATTTGAGGAAGTAACTTGATGCGGAACATCAGGAACTGTAGGGGGGGCTCCAGCAGGATGACCCCTGTGCACAGGCCGCCTCCTCCGTCTACGTCTAGGGCCATCGCCATTTAAATGAAGCTGAGGCTGTGGTCCAGGATTAAAGACAGGAACAGCACCCTCCTGGGGTGTTTGTGCTTTGGGAGGAACTGGATCTTGGGATTTTTGAAAAACGGGTTTAGGCCTCGACGGCCTAGGATTCTTCCCGTGAGAATAACACACGGTAACTGAATGTCCCAGCATCTTGCAGTCAATGCAATATGCGGGGATCTTCTCATAAATGACATCAATAACCTGTGTGTGATCACCCCAACCAACCCAAACCTGCTGAATGGGAGGCTGTAAAACGTCAATTTCCACACATACTCGGGCGAAAGCGCCTCGAGAGACATCAGCGGTGTGGTCGTCCATCTTAACAGGCTTACCCACAAGACTCGCAAGAGCAAAAAGAGTACGCTTGTTGAACAAATGCAAGGGTAAGCCCGGAAAACGGATCCAGACTGGCGCAATGGGGGATTCCTCATGCAGATTAAATTCGGGGGTCCACTTAGAAAAACGGATCCCAAGTGGTCCCACAAAAATGTTCCCCCTCGACCAAACGCGCGCGTAATCTTCTTCACATGAGAGAGAAATGACCAAAAAACCTCTGGGTAAGAATTTCAAGTCAAACGATCGCACTAGTCCCATTGTTTCGAAAGCCACAGAAATCGAAGAATTAGGGACTAAGGACCTGTTCCCCGAAATTTTACCGACTAGAGCATATTTAAAAGGTTCGATCAGTGAAGAAATTACCTCAACCGGGAATCGGATACCCGGCTTGCCATCCAGAATAGACGGCTCAGGCAGCTCCTCCATCGAATTACGCACATCCTCGAAACTTTTCTGCACGGTACGAGGAGATGGAGGTGCAAGAGCGTCACGAAAAGAGACAGTAGCCCGAACCTCAGCACGAAGGACGGGTTTGACCGCAGATGCAGAACCAttgactgccgagtcaactcggTCAACACGACGGTTTGACTCGCCCGAGTTGACCCGCGGGTTACCGGCCGGAGTTGCAGCGATCGCCGGCGACGTCATGGGGAGTACAGAACCGGTATCCAAAGCACGAGAACCGGACGTCGGAGGGGCCGATTGGACACTAGAATTGGATGAAATCGATTGAAAATCGCCAATTTGGGCGTTTTTGATCGGAGATGAATTACCTGACATTGAAGATAAAATTGGATTACCCATCGAAAGTGGAGTACACGGTTGAAAGGAATTCACCAACGGAGCGGCGAGGACGCCGGAATTGAAGAAAAACCCCGTCGGCGTTAGGGTTTCAGTGGTGCGAGgtgtagatctgaaattcccgtCGGAATTGAACACCGATGATGACGGGCCTTGTAGAGTTGGAATCGACTGCTCATGGGGATTCCAGATCGGGGTCCCAATTGAACAGAGGTGACCGGAATCGGCCGGCATGGACAGAAACGTGGCTGGAGGCGTGATGAACAGTGCAGGCGGAAGTTCGGAGCTTAAATCGGCGGGGCAAATGGACACCGATTTACCTAATTTTTGGACACAAGGGTCGCTTGGAAGAGGCGAATCTAATGGTACATAAACGGCGCCAATCGGAACGGTAGATGAAGTCGACGCGTTTATGGCCGGAATTTGCGGGATTTGTGTCGGCGATTTGGTGGGGCAAACGTGCTCTGATGACGATGATTTTTGGATATTATGTTCGTTGGGGTGTGGCGCGTCGGGTGGTGTGGTGAACCGGCCGGGAACCGGCGACGGCGGCATGGCGGCGGTGAGAGCAAGTTTGGGcgatttttaggggtttttttgggtttttgggGTTGAGAGcatggtttagggtttagggtttagggtttagggtttagggtttagggtttagggttttttttttttttttttttttttttttttttttttttttttttttaagaaaattttatttatatacaacaaaagCGCAGTACAAAGAAAGCCTGATGGGAGGGGGACTAGGCCAAGACCTCCGCAGAAAAAGGCTACAGAAGCAtaacatcataaaaaaaataacgacatactacaacagggcaacccataataaagcaaaacacagaaaataaaaacatcgggcgccccggaatacatcagacaaactaataacactgatgggcaaggagaactctgcagtgaacgcccatcaGAAAATCATGtcaacctgaatcaggcggtcgcccatagggtaaccccgcctgactcttctgagaTCTGTAAAACCGGCGCTTCTGAGAGCGCGTACGACCTGGTAGTGGCAAGGACTGACAAGCAGAAGTAGGAGGAAGAGTCAAATCAGCCTCTCGAGAACCACTCCCATGGTCGATCTGAAACGGAGTAATGGGACCACAAGCTGTAGGAACAACGAACTGTGCCGGAGAAGTGGAAACAAACATCGGGTCTGTCACAACTGGAACAACTTCAACCGGAGAAGAGCTTGCCCCAGAACTAGACCCATGAGCATCACCTGCAATAACGGAAGTAACAACCACAGAGATAGCGGGAGGAATATGCATCGGAGCCACGacaacctgaggcaccaatggaacATCCTCAACAATAGCATCTAAAGCATGAGAAGAAGATGATGGAcatgaagatgaaccaacaccagaaCCATCGCCTTGGAAGGAATCTCCTGTAATGGAGTGAAGAACCTCAAACTGATTACTCGAAGGAGGAGCCTGaggagtaacctgactagaagcCTGGCGGCGCCTACGTCTCTGCTGAACCCATCCTGGCACAGCACTCCCAGAACCAGGgccactagaaggaaccgagccaTGTGGAACACCCTGAAGCTGACCCGAAGACCCTAGATCAGTAGTCGAAGAAGACTGAGGCCGCTTCCCCTGAGCTTTGGAACGGCCGTCAGAAAACTTGTAACCGGAACGAGAACAGCGCTGCACAGAATGACCTAACATCAGGCATTCCGTACAAAAATAGGGGACTGTCTCATAGACCACCCTCAAAGTCTGTCTGTAACTACCCCACCCCACCCAGATCTGATCCGGACGAGGTtgcaacacatcaatctcaaTGCAAATGCGGGCAAAAGAACCTCGAGAACCATCAGCTGTAATCTCATCCACCATAAGAGGGTTCCCGAGAATCTTACCGATCTGATAAAGACACTgcttgtcatataaatgcagAGGTAAATCAAGAATCCGAACCCAAACCGGAGTAATCGATGACTCGGCCTCAAACTTAAACTCTGGTGTCCATTTGGAAAAACGAATCGAAACTTTCCCAATAGAAACCAACTTCTGAGACCAtaacttcagaaaatcttcctcaacagaaaaaataataaccaaaaaGCCTCGAGGAAGAAATTTCACAGTAAACGAGTCCATGAATCCAAAATGGGAAAAAGCAGTCAGGATAGcactattgggtgtaacaccccTGTTCCCTGTAACACGACCAATCAATGCAAATTTAAAAGGCACGGACAGtgaagaaataacctgatccgggaataAAATACCCGGGATGCCATCAACAAGAGTCGGCTCAGCAGGCCCCCCCAACAAGTCAGCAAACCCTGCAAAGCTCTGTTTGGCTGGAGGAGGAGCAGTGATATCTCGAAATGAAGCCAAAGAAGGGACTGTAGAAACCGGAACAGTGGTCGAAACAGCAGGATCAGAAGAACCAGAAGGTTTGACCACCGGTTGACCCCCGGACAAAGATGGCGAGGTGACCACCTGAACACCACTATCGACCAGGGATGACGATGGGAGCACAGAACTGGTGACCAAAGGAGACGAACCAGTCGATGACAATGGTGATCCACTCGACTTAAAGAAACCAAAAGGAATTTCGACTCCATTATGCATAATAGTACCTAACTGTTCCACATGAGCCGGCAGTTTCATCTGAGAAGGCGAACGAACTGTGGAACGCACCTGAGATCTAAACTGCCCAGTCACTGGGGAAGAAATAGACGACGAGACAGACACCAATGGAAGCGTCGTGGAGATATGAGTGGAGACCGGAGCCACGACCGATCCCGCCAGAACAAACGGAACAGCATCAGAAGAAGAAGCTACTGCCGTGTCACTGCCGCTGAGTTGACTCGGGGACTCGACCGAGTTCACCTGCGAGTGGCTGACCGGAGCAAAGCCGAAGGTCGATAACGAGGAGGAGACCACAGAACCGGTGGCCAAACACTTAGAATCGGTCAAACACGGGGCGAAATTGACGATTTTTGACGCTTGACTCGGCCGAACACCACAaatttgggcgtttccgattggCATGGAATTTCCCGAAATTGATTGAACCATGAGATTTCCCATGGTTTTTTGAGTACTTGGTAAAGAGGAATTGAATATCGGAGGTCGAACGCCGGAGTAATTAGAGAAAACAACCGGCGCAACATGAGCTTCAtcagtagatctgaaattccggCCACTACCGGGATTTAAAGGTAACGGACCTTGGTTCAGTTGAAGCGCCTTTCCATGAGGATTACAGATCGGGGCTTGGATCGTAGAAAGATTACCTGAAACCGCCGGAATCGACGAAAACGTAGACGGCGGCGCGGTGAACAGTGGCGTCGCGACTTTACGGGTCGATTTGGGGTGGCTGTCGGACTCCGATTGAGCTGAAAATTGGACACAAGGTGCGAATTGAGAAGGCGATTCCAATGGTGTAATAATCGAGGCCGGACGATGAGCGGTTGCCGGGGCGATCGAATTCGCCGGAATTTGCGCTATTTTCGAACTTTTGGACGTGCAATTGGCTGAGCAAACTTGCTCCGATTGACCTGATATTTTGACAGTAGCCTCGTCTCTTCGAGGCGCACCTGATGGCACCATTGGCCGGCCAGAAACCGGCGCCGACACGTGTGCGATTTTTTGGACGATTTTGGGGTTTTTTGGGTCACTATTCACATcagagaaaattattttttcagggtttagggtttagggtttagggtttagggtttagggtttttttttttttttttttttttttttttttaagaaaattttatttatatacaacaaaagCGCAGTACAAAGAAAGCCTGATGGGAGGGGGACTAGGCCAAGACCTCCGCAGAAAAAGGCTACAGAAGCAtaacatcataaaaaaaataacgacatactacaacagggcaacccataataaagcaaaacacagaaaataaaaacatcgggcgccccggaatacatcagacaaactaataacactgatgggcaaggagaactctgcagtgaacgcccatcaGAAAATCATGtcaacctgaatcaggcggtcgcccatagggtaaccccgcctgactcttctgagaTCTGTAAAACCGGCGCTTCTGAGAGCGCGTACGACCTGGTAGTGGCAAGGACTGACAAGCAGAAGTAGGAGGAAGAGTCAAATCAGCCTCTCGAGAACCACTCCCATGGTCGATCTGAAACGGAGTAATGGGACCACAAGCTGTAGGAACAACGAACTGTGCCGGAGAAGTGGAAACAAACATCGGGTCTGTCACAACTGGAACAACTTCAACCGGAGAAGAGCTTGCCCCAGAACTAGACCCATGAGCATCACCTGCAATAACGGAAGTAACAACCACAGAGATAGCGGGAGGAATATGCATCGGAGCCACGacaacctgaggcaccaatggaacATCCTCAACAATAGCATCTAAAGCATGAGAAGAAGATGATGGAcatgaagatgaaccaacaccagaaCCATCGCCTTGGAAGGAATCTCCTGTAATGGAGTGAAGAACCTCAAACTGATTACTCGAAGGAGGAGCCTGaggagtaacctgactagaagcCTGGCGGCGCCTACGTCTCTGCTGAACCCATCCTGGCACAGCACTCCCAGAACCAGGgccactagaaggaaccgagccaTGTGGAACACCCTGAAGCTGACCCGAAGACCCTAGATCAGTAGTCGAAGAAGACTGAGGCCGCTTCCCCTGAGCTTTGGAACGGCCGTCAGAAAACTTGTAACCGGAACGAGAACAGCGCTGCACAGAATGACCTAACATCAGGCATTCCGTACAAAAATAGGGGACTGTCTCATAGACCACCCTCAAAGTCTGTCTGTAACTACCCCACCCCACCCAGATCTGATCCGGACGAGGTtgcaacacatcaatctcaaTGCAAATGCGGGCAAAAGAACCTCGAGAACCATCAGCTGTAATCTCATCCACCATAAGAGGGTTCCCGAGAATCTTACCGATCTGATAAAGACACTgcttgtcatataaatgcagAGGTAAATCAAGAATCCGAACCCAAACCGGAGTAATCGATGACTCGGCCTCAAACTTAAACTCTGGTGTCCATTTGGAAAAACGAATCGAAACTTTCCCAATAGAAACCAACTTCTGAGACCAtaacttcagaaaatcttcctcaacagaaaaaataataaccaaaaaGCCTCGAGGAAGAAATTTCACAGTAAACGAGTCCATGAATCCAAAATGGGAAAAAGCAGTCAGGATAGcactattgggtgtaacaccccTGTTCCCTGTAACACGACCAATCAATGCAAATTTAAAAGGCACGGACAGtgaagaaataacctgatccgggaataAAATACCCGGGATGCCATCAACAAGAGTCGGCTCAGCAGGCCCCCCCAACAAGTCAGCAAACCCTGCAAAGCTCTGTTTGGCTGGAGGAGGAGCAGTGATATCTCGAAATGAAGCCAAAGAAGGGACTGTAGAAACCGGAACAGTGGTCGAAACAGCAGGATCAGAAGAACCAGAAGGTTTGACCACCGGTTGACCCCCGGACAAAGATGGCGAGGTGACCACCTGAACACCACTATCGACCAGGGATGACGATGGGAGCACAGAACTGGTGACCAAAGGAGACGAACCAGTCGATGACAATGGTGATCCACTCGACTTAAAGAAACCAAAAGGAATTTCGACTCCATTATGCATAATAGTACCTAACTGTTCCACATGAGCCGGCAGTTTCATCTGAGAAGGCGAACGAACTGTGGAACGCACCTGAGATCTAAACTGCCCAGTCACTGGGGAAGAAATAGACGACGAGACAGACACCAATGGAAGCGTCGTGGAGATATGAGTGGAGACCGGAGCCACGACCGATCCCGCCAGAACAAACGGAACAGCATCAGAAGAAGAAGCTACTGCCGTGTCACTGCCGCTGAGTTGACTCGGGGACTCGACCGAGTTCACCTGCGAGTGGCTGACCGGAGCAAAGCCGAAGGTCGATAACGAGGAGGAGACCACAGAACCGGTGGCCAAACACTTAGAATCGGTCAAACACGGGGCGAAATTGACGATTTTTGACGCTTGACTCGGCCGAACACCACAaatttgggcgtttccgattggCATGGAATTTCCCGAAATTGATTGAACCATGAGATTTCCCATGGTTTTTTGAGTACTTGGTAAAGAGGAATTGAATATCGGAGGTCGAACGCCGGAGTAATTAGAGAAAACAACCGGCGCAACATGAGCTTCAtcagtagatctgaaattccggCCACTACCGGGATTTAAAGGTAACGGACCTTGGTTCAGTTGAAGCGCCTTTCCATGAGGATTACAGATCGGGGCTTGGATCGTAGAAAGATTACCTGAAACCGCCGGAATCGACGAAAACGTAGACGGCGGCGCGGTGAACAGTGGCGTCGCGACTTTACGGGTCGATTTGGGGTGGCTGTCGGACTCCGATTGAGCTGAAAATTGGACACAAGGTGCGAATTGAGAAGGCGATTCCAATGGTGTAATAATCGAGGCCGGACGATGAGCGGTTGCCGGGGCGATCGAATTCGCCGGAATTTGCGCTATTTTCGAACTTTTGGACGTGCAATTGGCTGAGCAAACTTGCTCCGATTGACCTGATATTTTGACAGTAGCCTCGTCTCTTCGAGGCGCACCTGATGGCACCATTGGCCGGCCAGAAACCGGCGCCGACACGTGTGCGATTTTTTGGACGATTTTGGGGTTTTTTGGGTCACTATTCACATCAgagaaaattatttttcccGGGTTTAAAagggtttaggtttagggtttagggtttagggttttttttttttttttttttttttttttttaagaaaattttatttatatacaacaaaagCGCAGTACAAAGAAAGCCTGATGGGAGGGGACTAGGCCAAGACCTCCGCAGAAAAAGGCTACAGAAGCAtaacatcataaaaaaaataacgacatactacaacagggcaacccataataaagcaaaacacagaaaataaaaacatcgggcgccccggaatacatcagacaaactaataacactgatgggcaaggagaactctgcagtgaacgcccatcaGAAAATCATGtcaacctgaatcaggcggtcgcccatagggtaaccccgcctgactcttctgagaTCTGTAAAACCGGCGCTTCTGAGAGCGCGTACGACCTGGTAGTGGCAAGGACTGACAAGCAGAAGTAGGAGGAAGAGTCAAATCAGCCTCTCGAGAACCACTCCCATGGTCGATCTGAAACGGAGTAATGGGACCACAAGCTGTAGGAACAACGAACTGTGCCGGAGAAGTGGAAACAAACATCGGGTCTGTCACAACTGGAACAACTTCAACCGGAGAAGAGCTTGCCCCAGAACTAGACCCATGAGCATCACCTGCAATAACGGAAGTAACAACCACAGAGATAGCGGGAGGAATATGCATCGGAGCCACGacaacctgaggcaccaatggaacATCCTCAACAATAGCATCTAAAGCATGAGAAGAAGATGATGGAcatgaagatgaaccaacaccagaaCCATCGCCTTGGAAGGAATCTCCTGTAATGGAGTGAAGAACCTCAAACTGATTACTCGAAGGAGGAGCCTGaggagtaacctgactagaagcCTGGCGGCGCCTACGTCTCTGCTGAACCCATCCTGGCACAGGCACTCCCAGAACCAGGgccactagaaggaaccgagccaTGTGGAACACCCTGAAGCTGACCCGAAGACCCTAGATCAGTAGTCGAAGAAGACTGAGGCCGCTTCCCCTGAGCTTTGGAACGGCCGTCAGAAAACTTGTAACCGGAACGAGAACAGCGCTGCACAGAATGACCTAACATCAGGCATTCCGTACAAAAATAGGGGACTGTCTCATAGACCACCCTCAAAGTCTGTCTGTAACTACCCCACCCCACCCAGATCTGATCCGGACGAGGTtgcaacacatcaatctcaaTGCAAATGCGGGCAAAAGAACCTCGAGAACCATCAGCTGTAATCTCATCCACCATAAGAGGGTTCCCGAGAATCTTACCGATCTGATAAAGACACTgcttgtcatataaatgcagAGGTAAATCAAGAATCCGAACCCAAACCGGAGTAATCGATGACTCGGCCTCAAACTTAAACTCTGGTGTCCATTTGGAAAAACGAATCGAAACTTTCCCAATAGAAACCAACTTCTGAGACCAtaacttcagaaaatcttcctcaacagaaaaaaataataaccaaaaaGCCTCGAGGAAGAAATTTCACAGTAAACGAGTCCATGAATCCAAAATGGGAAAAAGCAGTCAGGATAGcactattgggtgtaacaccccTGTTCCCTGTAACACGACCAATCAATGCAAATTTAAAAGGCACGGACAGtgaagaaataacctgatccgggaataAAATACCCGGGATGCCATCAACAAGAGTCGGCTCACAGGCCCCCCCAACAAGTCAGCAAACCCTGCAAAGCTCTGTTTGGCTGGAGGAGGAGCAGTGATATCTCGAAATGAAGCCAAAGAAGGGACTGTAGAAACCGGAACAGTGGTCGAAA
Encoded proteins:
- the LOC142535412 gene encoding uncharacterized protein LOC142535412, yielding MEADFWRQKAACHWLEDGERNTKLFHNMVKKKRVANKIFRIWDNGVCLTSPELIQQSGASFFQHLLTGDPSALASPDFSGFPSVISAVENEGIVATPSLEEVRATVFSIHPDSVAGPDGFSSAFFQHCWEIVHQDVFDAVLDFFRGSPLPQGFTATTITLIPKVAGAHAWSDFRPISLCNVTNKIISKLLYSRLRVVAERLISPNQSGFVPGRMISDNILLAQELTHSLTLPTRGGNVILKLDMAKAYDRVQWPFLFEVLRHFGFSERVVEMVSACISHCHFSVNINGSLSGFFGSTRGLRQGDPLSPMLFILGAEYLSRGLDRLYLQHPELRYRSGCDILISHLAYADDVIIFANGGSRSLRRLMGLLHHYENCSGQLVNAVKSSVILPPRCSERLRSRILRITRFAEGHLPLKYLGVPLFRGNRVCSLFEHLLQSVRRKLEGWEIRTLSPGSRITLIRSVLLSMPIYLFQVVQPPLAVMEKLELVFNAFLWGSRTLEKKWHWAKWSRACLPVMEGGLGFRRLKDLVDSFSIKLWFRFRQGSSLWARFLLRKYCQMDAPASVLPRGLISPTWRRLLRIRPRAEPGIRWRVGLGDVSFWDDIWFGDTALSSQCEVRGGRAVRVFHFLSEGAWDFDLLCAVVAPSVAEAITLTPIAFGEPDLALWIHSSDGAFSIRSAWELVRLRDTVSDILTPCWGRWLRPTMSFFLWRFWHQWLPLDDMLQRRGFELASRCQCCDMSETITHVFIDGPIARYVWHFFGAIFRVRIPCTGDLRLFLSAWKRNLHWAPGGHVKEFLPFIVLWFLWMARNDAKHRQLRISGETVKSQILSYLRLAHAAFIVKPKHWLGAFEAARSLGIFVAFQRTHRLAIVRWLCPPPGCFKLNVDGSSRGNPGESSVGGVVRDSSGRVVLSFSEFIGVGTNVRAELWAVWRGLLICSDLGLFPLWVETDSQISLQILRSRRCHWDLHHTVTRILFLLRGRAVHFSHIFREGNSVADALAARAHTIRVLSLWSALFLWIWVDSRTFSIGAFIRTTLFSGGRSLQASPWPPLSIFCVLLPGFMVALDDLSQWFLWPRAPFMSGFICSLLLLRALVALHVISWLPLISTFQSRLDL